The genomic region TGAAGGGAGGAAGTTGAGAAAAATGCAGATATAAAGATCAGCTAAATATCAATATTTGGAAACCTAACTGTCAAAGATAAAATCATTGGTAACTCACCCAATGACTTAATGTTTCCACAAAGCTTGAGTATGAGCTGCTCGCCCTCTCTCATTGGAAACTCTTCAGATGGCTCTGGTGGGCCTCTGTATCCTTCTTCACGCAGCTTAACCAATTCCCATTGTAAATCTTTGGATGGCACCATTTGGACTACGATGTGGTGAAAATTGTCTCTTTTGTGATACATAATAACATTAACCATAGTGAATCGGATTGCTTCTTCCAGTTCATGTATGAAAGGAATCAAGCAGCTATAATCGACTGAAGATGACAAGCGAAGGACTATAAATCTGTAAAGGAAAAAAGTTAAATAAAATTTACAAGACAGTATATTATTACTAATTATACAGCAGCAAATGCTTAGTTCTATACATTTCAAGTCCATCCCGTTACGTAAAGTCATACAGTTTCTCAAGCGTCTTAACCCCGAAGTCATAAAGATCGTCATAGCTGACCACAGCAGATGCTAAAGCATGCAAGCTATTGAGAAGCACAAGAACAACCTTAATACTCTATAATATATAAAAGGTTGGAATAAATTAGAAGCTGTAGAATAACATTTGTAGCTCATACTTATTTTGTCATAAGGCTGCCAATTTTATAcactatgggcaggattttatttAGGTGACTGGGGTCTCAGTCACTGGCTGAAGAGCCGGTGAAAGCCTCATGTCACCTCTTTTGGGGAAGGCCTGCTGCATcaagtgccaatcaggcatttaactgggcagcagcaggcctttcctgggattaaggaccccagtgatggaagtcctgcccgctgagagctgctggccaatcagaggccgacagTTCTTTTTCTGAGCAGTGCCACTGTGACATTTAAATTAACATATGGAAAATCAAGCTGCAGGCCAGTAATTTTCTAGCAAGTATTTAAAGTGAGTTATTTTTTTGCCAGGAGTGACCATTTGGGGAATCAACTCACATGATTTGTCACGCAACTCATCCTTTCTCAGGATCTCAAAACTATAGAACTCCCTACGTCTCTCAGTCATCCAACTGCAACCTACAACCTTTTAAAACCTAAGCTTAGCATAATTTAAAAACTTCTTGCTCATTTACCTCAATGTCTCTCATTCTTTATATTTGGTGGTATTTGCATGATTCTTGCCAATGGTTTCCCAATTAAAATAAGATCTTTATATCAGAGAATCACTTCAATTTTGTAATACTAGTCCAGGATGATTGAGAATTCACTAAATCTGGTAATAAGAAATAGTAGAAACCGGGAAAATTGTGGGGGAAACCAAAAAAAAAGCTTAAACTAGATCTTAAGAGATAAGCCAAGAGCGagcaaaatctgaaacaaaatcacaGAATGCCACAAATGCAGAGCAGGTTAAGTTGCATCTGAATGAGAAAGACAAATGAACATCACTGATAGTATTTTAATTGAATGTTCTAATTTAGAGTCATACTCAAAATGTTACTCCTCAATTAACCTGCTGCACATTTCTAGCAGATCAGATTTTTATtggagtctttttaaaaaaatattgtgcATATTCTGAAATCACAGTCAGCCTATAACAGTTTCATACCTGTCTAGATGTTCAGCAATTTCAAATGCAACTAGCCCATTTTGCAAATCTTTCACGGTTACATTGTCCATCATCAGCCATTCCTCATCCTTGGAGTTAAATCCTAACAGTTTTAAAGATTCATtgcttgtctctccatgttttttcACAGGGGCATTCATTGACCTATAAATGGACAGGTGACAAAATGCATACATAAAATAGCCTTGCTATGCTTTTTTTTGCAAATGTTAATCTTGTTTTGAAGTGTAAAAGTAATTTCCTCAAAACTCTATTTCTTTAATCTGTTTTACAGTTGTGGAATCAAGTTTGTGGAACGCTTTATAACCAGGGTATAGCAGTTAATCTCTCAATTTACCGAATGCGATGACTGCTTCTTCTTTGTACCATGGCCGTGACTGCTCGAGCATGGTCTGTTTCGTCTCCGAATCTCTTCTTGTCTGGGTTTGGTGGACAGGGCAAAGTGACAGTAATTGATTTCCGAAACTGCTGAGTAGATGGATGTTTGATATGAACAAGCGAGCTGGTAGAGATTATGGGATGATATATATCTTGTCTTAATTTCATTCCAGACAACAGCGTCGAATCAATTGGCTGAACCTATGAGAACAAATAGGCAGTGCACAAGTAAATAATCTGGCACATTTTcaaccctttttatttctgaggcGAGAGAGCACAGTTTCTGATCAATTTAGTCCAATTAACATGACGTGAAATTAGCAGAACCAATTGGAAAAATGAATGGAGATCCATTAAGCCAGATTCCCACTTACTTGGTGCCCCAACCAATTTTTCAATCAGGTACATTCATGGATCAAAATTATCAGCCAATTTGTAGTTAATTATATTTGCCAGTAATTTCTGTGAGAATTCTCTCTATTTTCCTCCCTAAATAGGCAGTGAATTGCAAAAACCCTGGAGAGATGCATAAACAAAGATCTGGTGGGAGATCATGGAACCCCTCGATGGCAATTCTACTTCATTACATTTTACATGCCATAGGTTAAACTCCCACATAATTACCTTATTTATTTCTGTATTGTGTTCAGTAATCTACTCACTCATATAAGATGAGCATCCAGGCTGCTGCATGTGGAAGAACAATATTAAGATTTGTAGTAGTATTCAGATGCTGCTTCTGAACATATTGACAATATTAGGCCACCCCGAAGATCAGCAAGGTAAATGCAGTGAAAGGGGAGTATCCTGATGGTGCATGGTGGATGTGCCGGGCTGGAAGATTATTTTTGTGGGGCCCAGAGGAGAGCTGCAGCCAAGTTTCCAGCCCTAATAATGCAATCCCACTGGAGTTATGTGGGTCAGGTATGGGAAGGACCCAGTTTTGGGCTCCAACTTCTTTAAGACTACTTTGAGGAAGGCTTTAGTTGGGCTCGGAGTCTGTCTGACTAGACTttgaaaaaaatacaaaaaaaggAAAGCTTACATAACTGCCGACATTAAAAAAAGTCCTTAAAATTCCAATCAGGATCAATATATAAGTGAGGCAGTAAGTTGGCGACTTGGAGCAATTTCGTTCTGGATGAGGCACAACAAAGGCTCAAAATGTAGTGCACACAatgataactaatgccctccatgaTTTATTAGCTGCAAAAATTCACCACAGGGGACTTAAGATTTTTAAATGTTACTTTTTTGGTGTGGACTACCTGGGAATCCTTTCCTGCATTGGAACAGCAAATTAAATCAAAGTATTGGAAAGTTTCTAGTATCCATGAAACCATAAACAAAAGATTCACCAGGGTAGATGTTTGTCTTCATCGCCTGGATGACAATCTGGCAGAGCAGGTGATTCAAGCTTTATAGGCGTCACCTGATTATCATTCTATTAAAATCAATGGAATGAAGATCAAACAGCTCTATAAAGGGAGGGTAATCTGCTCTATCGGATTGCAGTCCAGACAATGAAGACAAAGATTTACCCACTATCTTCAGGAGAGAAGcagagcaaagaggaaaaaggtggGAGGAGAAAAGGCAGTCGGATAACTCTTCCCTACCTTCGACTGAACTACCACAGGGGCACTGAATGATCCAGGGAGGTAGTTCAATGCAATTCTTGAATCCATGCTCAGCTTCAAGGCTAAACCTTTTCTAGGTACAGTAAATGTCTCTTTTCTTAAACAGGACACAACTAAAAAGATACCAAGTTTATATGTCTTAACCTCTGCACATGATCCCTAGATAAAGAAAATAAAGTAGTAAGTAGGGGAAATAAAACttcatttacattttttaaaagaaAGACATTTGGAGAGTGTTCTGTACATAAGGTACTAAATACCAGGCTAATATTTGCACTGATGATTGTTTACCAAccttgtgtccattgtacattccctccaAGGAGATAGGACTCATATAACTTGAATGTTGTGTGGCATCTGACACCTTTACCATAATGTCACGATAATTCCCCCGGTAGCGTGGTGTGAATGGTATAGCAATCCTGACAGGAAATGGAATCTTTATCCTGGAGTCTGTACACTGAATGCTGATCACATTGCTAACCAGTTCTTCACCATGACTTACAACCATTGAACTCTTATCATTGATTATCCTACACAACAGTTTCTGGGTTATGATAAAAGGTGCTGTGACATAACAGGCAATTTGAGGATCATTTTCATCATCCAATTCTGTAAGAAGTCTTAAAAACAAACAGAAAGAAAAGCTTGTTATCCAATGATCTGTTATTGTCTAAAATAATGGATATAATTTTTCATTTTCTCTGGGGCTGACACTGATATATGTATAAACTATATTACATTTGTTCCTTTATCTAATTTTTacaaggccattgataaggtgctACAGTGGACTCATGACAAAGGTTAGATCCTGTGGAGTCAGGGGAAAAATAGGGGAATGACTATCAAATTTGCTAAAAAAAAGAAAATAGAAAGCAGGAAATAAGAGTAAAGGGTAGTAATTCAAGTTGGAAGAAAGAAGAAAGTGGTGCTCCACAAAGATCAATGCTGGAAACACTGTTATTCATAATTTGCATTCATGATTTGGACTTAGGAGCAAATAACTCAATATGAAAATTTTCACATGATACCAAACTAGTGGGGATATAGCTAACACTGAGAAAGAATGTAATACAGTACAAGAAGATATTAGGAAGCTTACAGACTGGTCAGTGAAGTGTCACTTTGTtaaatgtgagatgatgcagttTGTAGGATAAAAAGAAATATCACCTCCACCtcagaaaataagaaactgaatgagctgaagagcaaagggatctagggataaAGGTGAACAAATCATGAAAAGCAACATCACAGATCAACAAAGCAATTAAAATGCTAAagagcactgggatttatttctagagTTACAGAATTCAAACATAGTGAAgatatgctaaacttgtataggaCCTTGGTCTGGCTGCATTGAGAGAAAgagctgtgcacagttctgatctccatatttttaaaaggacatagaagcactggagaaaatgcaaataagatttacaagaatggtatcaGAATTGAGAGATTACAGCAATCGGGAAAGATTGAACACTTTGAGGCCTTTTTTTTGGAAAAGCTaagacttagaggtgacctgatagagttctttaaaattaggaatgggtttgacagggtagaaatggagagaatgtttccacttgtgggagaactcaaaactaggagccataaatacaaggtaaatccaatagggaaataaggagaaatttctttactcagagagtggttagaatggggaactcgctactacaggaagtggttgaggcaaatcgaTTAGATGCTTTgaaaaggaaactagacaagtacacgtgagaaaaagaaatagaaaggtTTATTGAAAGGCTGAGATGTGGCAGGTGGAATGGAAAAAGTCTCATTTGGAGTAtagacaccagcacagactagttgggccaaatagccttttaCTGTACttcatattctatgtaattctatttaTTGCAATTCAATATTTTAGAAATTGTTAATAACTGTTGAATAAATAACTATAAATAACACCCCTACAGCCATACTGCACATGAAGGCATAGGAGATTAGAATACAATTGGTGAAGACAGAGTGACTCATTTTAcgccccacccgattttatgctccatTGACTTCAGTGGAGTGCAATATCAGGCGAGGAGTAAAATAAGCTTTTGACCCGAACCCACCCCTCTCTTACCAGGTTGGTGAGGTTACAATTGCCCCAATGTCATGCCATAGGAATTCATTTCCATAGCAGTGAATTGGGGCAGAGTGGATGCATTCACAAACTAGTTATTGACAAAATGTTGAAAACTGCTTGATAAGGATATTTGTACTTCTACTGGGAAGTTTTTATGTCTCTAATAGCAGGAAAATATGCAGGTAAAATTGTTCCATTTTGTattaaacaaaagggaattaaatatatACTTGAATAGAAGGAATTTGCAGGGCTtggagaaagaacaggggagtgagacAAATTCAATTGGATGGCTCTTGCAAAGAATGGGCATAGATACGATtggctaaatggtctccttctgcactgtaagattctataattctatgaaggtCCTTCTCTGATCCCTGACCTGACATCCATGTAGAGGAAAGAACTTGACTGAAAATGCACTGCCTGCTGCTCTCTAATCATTCAATCATAGAGATTGTGTGTGAAAGGCCTGTTTCTTCTGGCCATCTCTCTAAATGGACATTCGCTGGCAACACAACAGGATAATGAGATAGGAGAGACAGGAATGCCGCCTTCCATCTCATTGAGTGGCTGCTCTGGCCTGCAGCTGTTGGAGGTACATGGAGACCCCCAAGCCCCACCTATGAAATGCGATGTAAAGCACCTGTAGGCAATGTAATGGGGCAGAAAACCAGTGTCATGGGATTATGCCCCTGTTTCCTGCGGTTAGCAAGAAGTGAATAATTGTTCTCCGGTTGCTAAGCACAGTTACAGTGGCTTTTCTTTTACTGAGGCAGTCACATCAGCTCATGCTGTCTTACATTTATTCCCCCATTTCATCTTGTCTCCTATTCTTCTAGGCAATGCCACTCTGGGACACGATTTCCTGAATACAGGAAACCATATCAATCAAAATGTTCCATAGATTACCAAGGAGCAGTGCCAACACATCACTAAATTATGGGGCTGATTTTCAAAGCTGACTTTTGGGGCTCAGCAAGGCAGAAACAGCACAATAACTCTGAAGATCACGATAGCACTAACTTTGCCATTCTTGCTGTCTCTCCAGCTACTGCCATTTTTAACCAATCCTAGAAAAGGGTGGACAATCTTGGTCCTATGCTGTTTGTAGTGCCCCAACAGAATTTACACCGACTAATGGATGGAACATGTGCTGCGCCTGCTCTGCCCATTGTTACAAAGCATTGAGCAGCCTAACCAGTGGTGTTTAAAGGGACCACTGCACGCTGCTCATTCAACATGGCCAGAACTGCAATGACTTTAAATATTATGCAGAAATGAACATTGCTCTTAGCCCAACAGAAATCTTGCTACCCAATGTTGGCTGTCTGCGGCCCCTGCCCCCTGCAGTCGCACatgtctcccccacctccccctccccttcctcagTTTTAACCACTTGCTTCCAACTTACAAACCACGGAAGAACTGCTAGATTTCCCACCCACTGTGATTCACAAGCTGGCCACTGATCAAATGTAAATGAGGCCTAGCCTCCAAATGGCTCAGGCCTCTCACCAAGGACATTGTGTGGACAGCACATTCTCACCACCCACTGCCCACCCAATGCCTATATAACATCAACATAGTTCCCTGTGTCTTCACTCATTTGGCTATCAATGAAGTAACAAAAAAGATGGGGTTCATAAGCTGGTAGACCCACATGAGTTGAATCGCCCAACATTCTCCACTGAATAAAATTACAGCTCCTCCCCCTTAATCCAACAATAGTCAGACAAGATTGTTTTTAAGCTTATTTCTATGTATGCTGTTTCTACAATGTGGTGATGTGGCAGAAGCTTGTGCAGGACTGATTTGTTTGGTGTGTGAGGGTTTTTTGCATGATCATTTTGAAACATCATCAGATTATTTGCACATCATGTCAGGATATTGATGTTAATACTCAGGTTGTGACCAGTTTTAATTATCTGATTACGCATCTACGAAGAACTTTGAAGAtgttaacggtgctatataaatggaagttgttgctgATTTAAAAAGAAAAGATTATTGCCAAAGGAGTTCCCTTAAACATAATGTAACTTTTTCGCTGCACACCTTCTACTGAAAGCATTCAAGTTACAAAGGAGTACTGCATATTCAGTCATTTCAAAGGCCAGGAAGTGGCAATTCTATTCAGAATAAAAACTTTACTCAGTTCTTCAGGCTGAAGTTTCAGAGAGAAGTTAGAGTATGCTTTAATAAAATGGAGGCCTTTATTTGGCAACTGTATCTtttgtttttattccttcatgagatgtgagcattgctggcaagggcagcatttattgccgtccctaattgccctcaggaagttgatggtgagccaccttcttgaacggctgcagtccatgtggggtaggtacacctacagtgctgttaggaagggagttccaggattttgttccagcgacagtgaaggaacggtgatatagttccaagtcaggatggtgtgtgacttggacgggaacttgcaggtggtggtgttcccacgtgtctccttcccttgtccttctagtttgtgggtttgtaaggtgctgtcaaaggaggcgtggtgagttgttgcactgcatcctgtagatggtacacactgctgtcactgcatgccggtggtggagggagtgaatgtttaaggtggtggataaggtgccgatcgagcaggctgctttgtcctgaatggtgttgatcttcttgagtgttgttggagctgcacccatccaggcaagtggagagtattccatcacacttgttacttgcagcagaatttccagcctctgacctgctctttatgtggctggtccaattaagttctggtcaatggcaaccaccaggatgttgatattgggggattcagtgatgataatactgttgaatgtcaagtggaaatggatagattctctcttgttggagatagtcattgcctgacacttaagTGGTGCAAATGttccttgccatttatcagcctaagcctgaatgttgtccaggtcttgttgcatgcgggtATAgacagtttcagtatctgaggaattgcgaatggtactgaacatcattcaatcaacagtgaacatccccacttctgaccttatgatggagggaaggttattgatgaaacagctgaagatgtttgggtctagaacactaccctgaggaactcctgcagtgatgtcctgggg from Heterodontus francisci isolate sHetFra1 chromosome 1, sHetFra1.hap1, whole genome shotgun sequence harbors:
- the dthd1 gene encoding death domain-containing protein 1, giving the protein MKDQRRVIKEIDCSAEVKDTDNILKSGSVGNKCGSKEIHLTLVSETGGADEKKLNKLNDKNEITKCPAEAVKTEDPRGWSQRELLTELDDENDPQIACYVTAPFIITQKLLCRIINDKSSMVVSHGEELVSNVISIQCTDSRIKIPFPVRIAIPFTPRYRGNYRDIMVKVSDATQHSSYMSPISLEGMYNGHKGSCAEVKTYKLGIFLVVSCLRKETFTVPRKGLALKLSMDSRIALNYLPGSFSAPVVVQSKVQPIDSTLLSGMKLRQDIYHPIISTSSLVHIKHPSTQQFRKSITVTLPCPPNPDKKRFGDETDHARAVTAMVQRRSSHRIRSMNAPVKKHGETSNESLKLLGFNSKDEEWLMMDNVTVKDLQNGLVAFEIAEHLDRFIVLRLSSSVDYSCLIPFIHELEEAIRFTMVNVIMYHKRDNFHHIVVQMVPSKDLQWELVKLREEGYRGPPEPSEEFPMREGEQLILKLCGNIKSLGNGQDMIQEYPLIFHSQRKTRLEFDLTEVDEFGNYCSPHYKGMAIFYKITKEELTQQWDGAYHMVDNQQYNPVCKLTLTLPKREKLLSRSTSVNKVISPEITSENVLYWLASKLSDEDATLLVTSLRIRRSAIQLVRLTNPDDLTDQIFKLLNMWKKNLPTSSDKIQILSRHLKRCGREDLAEELWSK